The Syngnathus typhle isolate RoL2023-S1 ecotype Sweden linkage group LG6, RoL_Styp_1.0, whole genome shotgun sequence genome has a window encoding:
- the nop53 gene encoding ribosome biogenesis protein NOP53: MAAARKLKHMVASQPGFLSLKSSDPTSGVSSRRKRVSKNKKKNWNKHSDIRDVEDFLEDIRHQERTTGGLLAEKSDDNLFFLDVGQQQQQQKDDHKASEQVKDKKKKGKSQRPLRIDLILQHDSLVPPIKNVLAYQQPNAKKLRHRLKRLEHLAAKGVIPRTQRKALNRQISNTTLKKAVTEANNNPKREYYDIWGLESKNTADPWYLQQTGKKPVKRPEKLNEKPSILPAVEVIAPGGSYNPDFFSHQALLQEAHNVEVKKKKVKDKINRQLSVKKADKATQETVFHEEVEGLVEEDEDEEIPAVGEEEGGGVGGGIALAEKKTEKQRKKEKAAKMKEQQRLAVKDQTSKRQQLFQLRSIKDTIKQQEKRTAARQKKRKAKMEAEKSQPRRLGKLKFHPEDLEIKLSDELTSSLRQLKPEGSILKDRFKSLQKRNLIEPRERAKFKRKYKLKYAEKRAFKAIT; this comes from the exons ATGGCGGCTGCCCGAAAACTGAAACACATGGTGGCCTCGCAGCCAGGCTTTTTAAGTTTGAAGTCCTCGGATCCTACAAGTGGGGTTAGCAGTCGAAGAAAGCGCGTGAGCAAGAATAAGAAAAAGAACTGGAACAAACACAGTGACATTCGAGATGTAGAAGACTTTTTAGAAGACATCAGGCATCAGGAGAGGACTACCGG TGGGCTGTTGGCTGAGAAATCGGATGACAATTTATTCTTTCTGGATGtcggacaacaacaacaacaacaaaaagatgaTCACAAAG CATCGGAGCAGGTGaaggacaagaagaagaaagggaAGTCACAGCGTCCTCTCAGGATAGACTTGATCCTCCAGCATGACTCACTTGTCCCACCAATTAAAAA TGTGCTGGCCTACCAACAGCCCAATGCAAAGAAACTTCGTCATCGTCTCAAGAGGCTGGAGCATTTGGCAGCCAAAGGCGTAATACCACGGACGCAGAGAAAGGCTCTCAACAGACAGATATCAAACACAACACTTAAAAAGGCAGTGACAGAGGCCAACAACAACCCAAAAAGAGAATATTATGACATCTGGGGTCTAGAGT CCAAAAATACAGCAGATCCATGGTACCTTCAGCAGACTGGCAAAAAGCCAGTCAAG CGGCCAGAGAAATTGAATGAGAAGCCATCCATTTTACCGGCAGTGGAGGTGATTGCACCTGGAGGTTCCTATAATCCAGACTTCTTCTCCCATCAG GCTTTACTACAAGAAGCTCACAACGTGGAGGTTAAGAAAAAGAAGGTGAAAGACAAAATTAACAGACAGCTCTCTGTCAAGAAAGCAGATAAAGCGACACAG GAGACTGTGTTTCATGAGGAAGTGGAAGGCCTggtggaggaagatgaagatgaagagATACCTGCTGTCGGGGAGGAAGAAGGGGGTGGGGTAGGAGGAGGCATCGCGCTGGCAGAGAAGAAAACtgagaaacaaagaaaaaaggaaaaggcaGCGAAAATGAAG GAGCAACAGCGGCTGGCTGTGAAAGATCAGACCAGCAAACGACAGCAACTCTTCCAGCTTCGCTCCATCAAAGATACCATCAAACAGCAAGAAAAGAGAACCGCTGCAAGACAGAAAAAACGGAAGGCCAAGATGGAAGCCGAGAAATCTCAGCCTCGACGCCTCGGCAAACTCAA GTTTCACCCTGAGGACCTTGAAATCAAATTAAGTGACGAGCTCACCAGTTCCCTACGGCAACTCAAG CCAGAGGGCAGCATCCTCAAAGACCGCTTCAAGAGTCTGCAGAAGAGGAACCTAATTGAACCCAGAGAGAGAGCCAA gttcaaGAGGAAATATAAACTGAAGTATGCAGAGAAGAGAGCTTTTAAAGCCATCACTTAA
- the LOC133155075 gene encoding histone H3.3A, with amino-acid sequence MARTKQTARKSTGGKAPRKQLATKAARKSAPSTGGVKKPHRYRPGTVALREIRRYQKSTELLIRKLPFQRLVREIAQDFKTDLRFQSAAIGALQEASEAYLVGLFEDTNLCAIHAKRVTIMPKDIQLARRIRGERA; translated from the exons ATGGCCCGTACAAAGCAGACTGCTCGTAAGTCCACTGGAGGTAAAGCTCCACGTAAGCAGCTGGCCACCAAGGCTGCCCGAAAGAGTGCCCCTTCCACCGGAGGTGTGAAGAAGCCCCATCGCTACAG GCCCGGGACCGTGGCTTTGCGTGAGATCCGTCGTTACCAGAAGTCCACTGAGCTTCTGATCCGCAAGCTGCCCTTCCAGCGCTTGGTGAGAGAAATCGCCCAGGACTTCAAGACAGACCTGCGTTTCCAGAGTGCAGCCATTGGTGCTCTGCAG GAGGCAAGCGAGGCCTACCTGGTGGGTCTGTTTGAAGACACCAACCTGTGTGCCATCCATGCCAAGCGCGTCACTATCATGCCCAAAGACATCCAGCTGGCGCGTCGCATCCGTGGGGAGCgcgcttaa
- the LOC133155076 gene encoding histone H3.3A, whose product MARTKQTARKSTGGKAPRKQLATKAARKSAPSTGGVKKPHRYRPGTVALREIRRYQKSTELLIRKLPFQRLVREIAQDFKTDLRFQSAAIGALQEASEAYLVGLFEDTNLCAIHAKRVTIMPKDIQLARRIRGERA is encoded by the exons ATGGCCCGTACCAAGCAGACTGCCCGTAAATCCACTGGAGGCAAAGCTCCACGTAAGCAGCTGGCCACAAAGGCTGCCCGGAAGAGCGCTCCCTCCACTGGAGGTGTGAAGAAGCCCCATCGCTACAG GCCCGGTACTGTTGCTCTGCGTGAGATCCGTCGTTACCAGAAGTCCACTGAACTTCTGATCCGCAAGCTGCCATTCCAGCGCTTGGTGAGAGAAATTGCGCAGGACTTCAAGACGGATCTGCGTTTCCAGAGTGCAGCCATTGGTGCTCTGCAG GAAGCTAGCGAGGCCTACCTGGTGGGTCTGTTTGAGGACACCAACTTGTGTGCCATCCACGCCAAGCGTGTCACCATCATGCCAAAAGACATCCAACTGGCACGTCGCATCCGTGGGGAGCGCGcgtaa
- the LOC133155672 gene encoding homeobox protein otx5-like — MMSYIKQPHYAVNGLTLSGPGMDLLHTTAVGYPSTPRKQRRERTTFTRAQLDILEALFAKTRYPDIFMREEVALKINLPESRVQVWFKNRRAKCRQQQQQSTGQSKPRPPKKKASPIREANAEASANPANGPYSPPPPPPGTAIAPSSSSASATVSIWSPASISPLPDPLSASSTPCMQRTSAYPMTYTQAPAYSQSYAGSSSYFTGLDCSSYLSPMHPQLSGTGGALSPITASSMGGPLSQSPASLSSQGYTAASLGFGAVDCLDYKDQAAWKLNFNTTDCLDYKDQNSWKFQVL, encoded by the exons ATGATGTCCTACATTAAGCAACCCCATTACGCCGTGAACGGGTTAACTCTGTCCGGCCCGGGCATGGATCTGCTACACACCACCGCCGTTGGATACCCCA GTACTCCACGGAAACAACGTCGTGAGCGCACCACCTTTACGCGCGCACAGCTGGACATCCTGGAGGCTCTGTTTGCCAAAACGCGCTATCCAGACATCTTCATGAGGGAGGAGGTGGCCCTCAAGATCAACTTGCCCGAGTCCAGAGTACAG GTATGGTTCAAGAACCGCCGTGCCAAGTGCcgccaacagcagcagcagagtaCAGGCCAATCCAAACCGCGGCCTCCTAAAAAGAAGGCCTCCCCAATTCGGGAGGCCAACGCTGAGGCCAGTGCCAACCCGGCCAACGGTCCCTACagcccgccgccgcctcctccgggCACCGCCATCGCCCCCAGTTCCAGCTCTGCTAGCGCTACAGTGTCCATATGGAGTCCCGCCTCCATCTCTCCGCTGCCAGACCCCCTGTCCGCCTCCAGCACCCCCTGCATGCAGCGTACCAGCGCCTACCCCATGACCTATACCCAGGCCCCGGCCTACAGCCAGAGCTACGCTGGCTCCTCCTCCTACTTCACTGGCCTGGACTGTAGTTCCTACTTGTCACCCATGCACCCGCAGCTGTCGGGCACAGGAGGTGCCCTGAGCCCTATCACCGCCTCCTCCATGGGCGGGCCCCTCAGCCAGTCGCCTGCCTCGCTCTCTTCCCAAGGCTACACGGCCGCTTCGCTTGGCTTCGGAGCGGTCGACTGTCTAGATTACAAGGACCAAGCTGCCTGGAAGCTCAATTTCAACACCACAGACTGTCTGGACTACAAAGACCAGAACTCCTGGAAGTTCCAGGTCTTGTAA